From a region of the Xanthomonas rydalmerensis genome:
- the argC gene encoding N-acetyl-gamma-glutamyl-phosphate reductase, with product MSTPIYSIGIVGARGHTGAELIRLIAAHPQLRLAFLSSRELDGQRVDAHHDTYQGELRYENLDPEAVAAKRADVVVLALPNGKAAPYVAALDAAVATGAADPIVVDLSADYRFDPAWYYGLPELTRARYAGQRRISNPGCYATAMQLAIAPLREQLAGPPQCFGVSGYSGAGTTPSDKNNPALLHDNLMPYALTDHMHEREVSAQLGVPVEFMPHVAPHFRGITMTVNLWLQQPLKLEAVQRLYRARYADESLIEVIDEAPWVSRIAGRHGVQLGGFTLAPGNKRLVLVATLDNLLKGAATQAMQNLNLALGVDELTSIPPIHTPE from the coding sequence ATGAGCACTCCCATCTATTCCATCGGCATCGTCGGCGCCCGCGGCCACACCGGCGCCGAGCTGATCCGCCTGATCGCCGCGCATCCGCAACTGCGCCTGGCCTTCCTGTCCTCGCGCGAGCTGGACGGGCAGCGCGTCGATGCGCACCACGACACCTACCAGGGCGAACTACGCTACGAGAACCTCGATCCCGAGGCGGTGGCGGCCAAGCGCGCCGACGTGGTGGTGCTGGCGCTGCCCAACGGCAAGGCCGCGCCCTACGTGGCGGCGTTGGACGCGGCGGTCGCCACCGGCGCGGCCGATCCCATCGTGGTCGATCTGTCCGCCGACTACCGCTTCGACCCGGCCTGGTACTACGGCCTGCCGGAACTGACCCGCGCGCGCTACGCCGGGCAGCGCCGCATCAGCAACCCGGGCTGCTACGCCACCGCGATGCAGCTGGCGATCGCGCCGCTGCGCGAGCAGCTCGCCGGACCGCCGCAGTGCTTCGGCGTGTCGGGCTATTCCGGCGCCGGTACCACGCCGTCGGACAAGAACAATCCGGCGCTGCTGCACGACAACCTGATGCCGTACGCGCTGACCGACCACATGCACGAGCGCGAGGTGTCCGCACAGTTGGGCGTGCCGGTGGAGTTCATGCCGCACGTGGCGCCGCATTTCCGCGGCATCACCATGACCGTGAACCTGTGGCTGCAGCAGCCGCTGAAGCTGGAGGCCGTGCAGCGGCTGTATCGTGCCCGCTATGCCGATGAGTCGCTGATCGAGGTGATCGACGAGGCGCCCTGGGTGAGCCGCATCGCCGGCCGCCACGGCGTGCAGCTCGGCGGCTTCACCCTGGCCCCGGGCAACAAGCGCCTGGTGCTGGTGGCGACCCTGGACAACCTGCTCAAGGGCGCGGCGACGCAGGCGATGCAGAACCTCAACCTGGCGCTGGGCGTGGACGAGCTGACGTCGATCCCGCCGATACACACGCCGGAGTAG
- a CDS encoding GNAT family protein gives MSSIDPVLPESWRHVPMLRGRHVSLEPLQAAHVEGLRAALRGSGLDALWYTNVPAPERVDAYVAAALEVQALGRVLPFVVRDAQGEIVGSTRFYGLDPQVPTLSIGYTWYAPRVQRSGLNTEAKLLLLGHAFDTLGCLSVVFETSWFNHASRTAIARLGAKQDGVLRNHKRHADGTPRDTVIFSIIDTEWAGVKRHLQFRLDSHA, from the coding sequence ATGTCCAGCATCGATCCCGTGCTTCCCGAATCCTGGCGCCACGTGCCGATGCTGCGCGGGCGCCACGTCAGCCTGGAGCCGCTGCAGGCGGCGCATGTCGAGGGCCTGCGCGCCGCGCTGCGCGGCAGCGGCCTGGACGCGCTGTGGTACACCAACGTGCCGGCGCCGGAACGCGTGGACGCCTATGTCGCCGCTGCGTTGGAGGTGCAGGCATTGGGTCGGGTGCTGCCGTTCGTGGTGCGCGACGCGCAGGGCGAGATCGTCGGCAGCACGCGCTTCTACGGCCTGGATCCGCAGGTGCCGACCCTGTCGATCGGCTACACCTGGTACGCGCCGCGAGTGCAGCGCAGCGGCCTGAACACCGAGGCCAAGCTGCTGCTGCTTGGCCACGCCTTCGACACGCTCGGCTGCCTCAGCGTGGTGTTCGAGACCAGCTGGTTCAATCACGCCTCGCGCACCGCGATCGCGCGGCTGGGGGCCAAGCAGGACGGCGTGCTGCGCAACCACAAGCGCCACGCCGACGGCACCCCGCGCGACACCGTCATCTTCTCCATCATCGATACGGAATGGGCCGGGGTGAAACGCCACCTGCAGTTCCGCCTGGATTCGCACGCATGA
- a CDS encoding argininosuccinate synthase: MSQHPASTNPDSPIPTPGTKDIVLAFSGGLDTSFCIPYLQAKGYAVHTVFADTGGVDAEERDFIEKRAAELGAASHVTVDGGPAIWAGFVKPFVWAGEGYQGQYPLLVSDRYLIVDAALKRAEELGTKVIAHGCTGMGNDQVRFDLAVKALGDYEIVAPIREIQKEHTQTRAYEQKYLEERGFGVRAKQQAYTINENLLGLTMSGGEIDRWEAPGEGARGWCAPRSAWPTEPLTVKLKFVQGEAVELDGKALPGEQILAKLNKLFAPYGVGRGVYTGDTVIGLKGRIVFEAPGLVALLAAHRALEDAVLTKQQNRFKPDVARKWVELVYEGFYHDPLKTDLEAFLKSSQAMVNGEVTLETRGGRVDAVAVKSPHLLNAKGATYAQSADWGVAEAEGFIKLFGMSSTLYAQVNR, translated from the coding sequence ATGTCGCAGCACCCCGCTTCCACCAATCCCGACTCCCCAATCCCGACTCCCGGCACCAAGGACATCGTCCTCGCCTTTTCCGGCGGCCTCGACACCAGCTTCTGCATTCCCTACCTGCAGGCCAAGGGCTATGCGGTGCACACCGTGTTCGCCGACACCGGCGGCGTGGACGCCGAGGAGCGCGACTTCATCGAGAAGCGCGCCGCGGAACTGGGTGCGGCCAGCCACGTCACCGTCGATGGCGGCCCGGCGATCTGGGCCGGCTTCGTCAAGCCGTTCGTGTGGGCCGGCGAGGGCTACCAGGGCCAGTATCCGCTGCTCGTGTCGGACCGCTACCTGATCGTCGATGCCGCGCTCAAGCGCGCCGAGGAACTGGGCACCAAGGTCATTGCCCATGGCTGTACCGGCATGGGCAACGACCAGGTGCGCTTCGACCTGGCGGTCAAGGCGCTGGGCGACTACGAGATCGTCGCGCCGATCCGCGAAATCCAGAAGGAACACACCCAGACCCGCGCCTACGAGCAGAAGTACCTGGAAGAGCGCGGCTTCGGCGTGCGTGCCAAGCAGCAGGCCTACACCATCAACGAGAACCTGCTCGGCCTGACCATGTCCGGCGGCGAGATCGATCGCTGGGAAGCGCCGGGCGAGGGCGCCCGCGGCTGGTGCGCGCCGCGCAGCGCGTGGCCGACCGAGCCGCTGACGGTGAAGCTGAAGTTCGTGCAGGGCGAGGCGGTCGAACTCGACGGCAAGGCGCTGCCGGGCGAACAGATCCTGGCCAAGCTCAACAAGCTGTTCGCGCCCTACGGCGTGGGCCGCGGCGTGTACACCGGCGACACCGTGATCGGCCTGAAGGGCCGCATCGTGTTCGAGGCGCCGGGCCTAGTGGCGCTGCTGGCCGCGCACCGCGCGCTGGAGGACGCGGTGCTGACCAAGCAGCAGAACCGCTTCAAGCCGGACGTGGCGCGCAAGTGGGTGGAGCTGGTCTACGAGGGCTTCTACCACGACCCGCTGAAGACCGACCTGGAAGCCTTCCTGAAGTCGTCGCAGGCGATGGTCAACGGCGAGGTGACGCTGGAGACCCGCGGCGGCCGTGTCGACGCGGTGGCGGTGAAGTCGCCGCACCTGCTCAACGCCAAGGGCGCGACCTACGCGCAGTCGGCGGATTGGGGCGTGGCCGAGGCCGAGGGCTTCATCAAGCTGTTCGGGATGAGCTCCACGCTGTACGCGCAAGTCAATCGCTGA
- a CDS encoding GNAT family N-acetyltransferase — MEPMHALRISTDKQELDLSLIHRFLSEQAYWCLGIPLNTVQRAIAGSLCFGGYVEGAGQVAFARAITDGATFAYLADVFVLDAYRGRGYGKQLVAAIMAHPQLQGLRRFMLATSDAHALYAQYGFAAPARPQSLMEIAYPDLYRTSTTAD; from the coding sequence ATGGAACCCATGCACGCACTACGCATCAGCACCGACAAGCAGGAACTGGATCTGTCGCTGATCCATCGCTTCCTCAGCGAGCAGGCCTATTGGTGCCTGGGCATCCCGCTGAACACGGTGCAGCGGGCGATCGCCGGTTCGCTGTGCTTCGGCGGCTATGTCGAGGGCGCAGGGCAGGTGGCGTTCGCCCGAGCGATCACCGACGGGGCGACGTTTGCCTATCTGGCCGACGTGTTCGTGCTCGACGCCTACCGTGGCCGCGGCTACGGCAAGCAACTGGTCGCCGCGATCATGGCCCATCCGCAGTTGCAGGGCCTGCGCCGCTTCATGCTCGCCACCTCCGATGCGCATGCGCTCTACGCCCAATACGGCTTCGCCGCGCCGGCGCGGCCGCAGTCGTTGATGGAAATCGCCTATCCCGACCTCTACCGCACCAGCACCACGGCGGACTGA
- a CDS encoding acetylornithine deacetylase, producing MTDLLTSTLDHLQALVSFDTRNPPRAIGTDGIFDYLRAQLPGFAVEVIDHGAGAVSLYAVRGTPKYLFNVHLDTVPDSPHWSADPHVMRRLDDRVVGLGVCDIKGAAAALLAAANAGDGDAAFLFSSDEEANDPRCIAAFLAAHPSVPGPGSRVPAFEAVLVAEPTMSEAVLAHRGISSVLMRFAGRAGHASGKQDAAASALHQAMRWGGRALDHVESLAHARFGGLTGLRFNIGRVEGGIKANMIAPAAELRFGFRPLPSMDVDALLATFAGFAEPAAAHFEETFRGPSLPSGAASDWNGARAEDKRLAARDVADALELPIGNAVDFWTEASLFSAGGYTALVYGPGDIAQAHTADEFVTLEQLQRYADSVHRIINGAR from the coding sequence ATGACCGATCTGCTCACCTCCACGCTCGATCACCTGCAGGCGCTGGTGTCCTTCGACACCCGCAATCCGCCGCGGGCGATCGGCACCGATGGCATCTTCGACTACCTCCGCGCGCAGCTGCCCGGCTTCGCGGTGGAGGTGATCGACCACGGCGCCGGCGCGGTCAGCCTGTACGCGGTGCGCGGCACGCCCAAGTACCTGTTCAACGTGCATCTGGACACGGTGCCGGATTCGCCGCACTGGAGCGCCGATCCGCACGTGATGCGGCGCCTGGACGATCGCGTGGTCGGATTGGGCGTGTGCGACATCAAGGGCGCGGCGGCGGCGCTGCTGGCCGCGGCCAATGCCGGCGACGGCGATGCCGCGTTTCTGTTCTCCAGCGACGAGGAAGCCAACGACCCGCGCTGCATCGCCGCGTTCCTGGCCGCCCACCCCTCGGTCCCGGGTCCCGGGTCCCGGGTCCCGGCATTCGAGGCAGTGCTGGTGGCCGAGCCGACCATGAGCGAGGCGGTGCTGGCGCATCGTGGCATCAGTTCGGTGCTGATGCGCTTCGCCGGCCGCGCCGGCCACGCCTCGGGCAAGCAGGACGCCGCAGCCAGCGCGCTGCATCAGGCGATGCGCTGGGGCGGCCGTGCGCTGGACCATGTGGAGTCGCTGGCGCACGCGCGTTTCGGCGGGTTGACCGGGCTGCGCTTCAACATCGGCCGTGTCGAGGGCGGGATCAAGGCCAACATGATCGCGCCGGCGGCGGAGTTGCGCTTCGGTTTCCGGCCGCTGCCGTCGATGGACGTGGACGCCTTGCTGGCGACCTTCGCCGGTTTCGCCGAGCCGGCCGCGGCGCACTTCGAGGAAACGTTCCGTGGTCCCAGCCTGCCGTCGGGCGCGGCTTCTGACTGGAATGGCGCGCGCGCCGAGGACAAGCGCCTGGCCGCGCGCGACGTCGCCGATGCGCTGGAGCTGCCGATCGGCAACGCGGTGGACTTCTGGACCGAGGCCTCGCTGTTCTCCGCCGGCGGCTACACCGCGCTGGTCTACGGCCCGGGCGACATCGCCCAGGCGCATACCGCCGACGAGTTCGTGACGCTGGAGCAACTGCAGCGCTACGCCGACTCGGTGCACCGCATCATCAACGGCGCGCGCTGA
- a CDS encoding acetylglutamate kinase has product MHANRQTRQTIVRLLSSMASAKEISQYLKRFSQLDAKRFAVVKVGGAVLRDDLEALTSSLSFLQEVGLTPIVLHGAGPQLDAELSAAGIDKQTVNGLRVTSPEALAIVRRVFQASNLKLVEALQQNGARATSITGGVFEAQYLDRDTYGLVGEVTAVNLAPIEASLQAGSIPVITSLGETPSGQILNINADFAANELVQELQPYKIIFLTGTGGLLDERGTVIDSINLSTEYDHLIAQPWIHGGMKVKIEQIKDLLDRLPLESSVSITRPADLAKELFTHKGSGTLVRRGEKVLRATAWSELDLPRLKTLIESSFGRTLVPDYFDTTKLLRAYVSENYRTAVILTDEGGYTYLDKFAVLDDAQGEGLGRAVWNVMREETPQLFWRSRHNNQVNIFYYAESDGCFKQEKWKVFWYGLDTFEQIQHCVAHCATRTPTLQG; this is encoded by the coding sequence ATGCACGCCAACCGCCAAACCCGCCAGACCATCGTGCGCCTGCTCTCGAGCATGGCCAGCGCGAAGGAGATCAGCCAGTACCTCAAGCGCTTCTCGCAACTGGACGCCAAGCGCTTCGCCGTGGTCAAGGTCGGTGGCGCGGTGCTGCGCGACGACCTGGAGGCGCTGACCTCTTCGCTGTCGTTCCTGCAGGAAGTGGGCTTGACCCCGATCGTGCTGCACGGCGCCGGCCCGCAGCTGGACGCGGAGCTGTCCGCCGCCGGCATCGACAAGCAGACCGTCAACGGTCTGCGGGTGACCTCGCCGGAAGCGCTGGCGATCGTGCGCCGGGTGTTCCAGGCCTCCAACCTCAAGCTGGTCGAGGCGCTGCAGCAGAACGGCGCGCGCGCCACTTCGATCACCGGCGGCGTGTTCGAGGCGCAGTACCTGGATCGCGACACCTACGGGCTGGTCGGCGAAGTCACCGCGGTGAACCTGGCGCCGATCGAGGCCAGCCTGCAGGCCGGCTCCATCCCGGTCATCACCAGCCTGGGCGAGACCCCCAGCGGGCAGATCCTCAACATCAACGCCGATTTCGCCGCCAACGAATTGGTGCAGGAGCTGCAGCCGTACAAGATCATCTTCCTCACCGGCACCGGCGGCCTGCTCGACGAGCGCGGCACGGTGATCGATTCGATCAACCTGTCCACCGAGTACGACCACCTGATCGCACAGCCCTGGATCCATGGCGGCATGAAGGTGAAGATCGAGCAGATCAAGGATCTGCTGGACCGGCTGCCGCTGGAGTCGTCGGTGTCGATCACGCGCCCGGCCGACCTGGCCAAGGAACTGTTCACCCATAAGGGCTCGGGTACCCTGGTGCGGCGCGGCGAGAAGGTGCTGCGCGCCACGGCGTGGAGCGAGCTGGACCTGCCGCGGCTGAAGACCCTGATCGAATCCAGCTTCGGCCGCACCCTGGTGCCGGATTATTTCGACACCACCAAGCTGCTGCGCGCCTACGTCAGCGAGAACTACCGCACTGCGGTGATCCTGACCGACGAGGGCGGCTACACCTACCTGGACAAGTTCGCGGTGCTCGACGACGCGCAGGGCGAGGGCCTGGGCCGCGCGGTGTGGAACGTGATGCGCGAGGAAACGCCGCAGCTGTTCTGGCGTTCGCGCCACAACAACCAGGTCAACATCTTCTACTACGCCGAGTCCGACGGCTGCTTCAAGCAGGAGAAGTGGAAGGTGTTCTGGTACGGGCTGGACACCTTCGAGCAGATCCAGCACTGCGTGGCGCATTGCGCGACGCGCACGCCGACCCTGCAGGGTTGA
- a CDS encoding N-acetylornithine carbamoyltransferase, whose product MSLKHFLNTQDWSRAELDALLTQAALFKRNRLGSELKGKSIALVFFNPSMRTRTSFELGAFQLGGHAVVLQPGKDAWPIEFDLGTVMDGDTEEHIAEVARVLGRYVDLIGVRAFPKFVDWAKDREDLVLKSFAKYSPVPVINMETITHPCQELAHALALQEHFGTRDLRGKKYVLTWTYHPKPLNTAVANSALTIATRLGMDVTLLCPTPDYVLDERYMGWAAQNVEESGGSLTVSHDIDSAYAGADVVYAKSWGALPFFGNWGPEKPIRDQYQHFIVDERKMALTNNGVFSHCLPLRRNVKATDAVMDSPNCIAIDEAENRLHVQKAIMAALAGQGRRDS is encoded by the coding sequence ATGTCTCTGAAGCACTTCTTGAACACCCAGGACTGGAGCCGCGCCGAACTGGACGCGCTGCTGACCCAGGCGGCGCTGTTCAAGCGCAACCGCCTCGGCAGCGAACTGAAGGGCAAGTCGATCGCGCTGGTGTTCTTCAATCCGTCCATGCGCACCCGCACCAGCTTCGAGCTGGGCGCGTTCCAGCTGGGTGGCCACGCGGTGGTGCTGCAGCCTGGCAAGGACGCATGGCCGATCGAGTTCGACCTGGGCACGGTGATGGACGGCGACACCGAAGAGCACATCGCCGAGGTGGCGCGGGTGCTGGGCCGCTACGTCGACCTGATCGGCGTGCGCGCGTTCCCGAAGTTCGTCGACTGGGCCAAGGACCGCGAAGATCTGGTGTTGAAGAGCTTCGCCAAGTACTCGCCGGTGCCGGTGATCAACATGGAGACCATCACCCATCCGTGCCAGGAGCTGGCGCACGCGCTGGCGCTGCAGGAACACTTCGGTACCCGCGACCTGCGCGGCAAGAAGTACGTGCTGACCTGGACCTACCATCCCAAGCCGCTCAACACCGCGGTGGCCAATTCCGCGCTGACCATCGCCACCCGCCTGGGCATGGACGTGACCCTGCTGTGCCCGACCCCGGACTACGTGCTCGACGAGCGCTACATGGGCTGGGCCGCGCAGAACGTGGAAGAGAGCGGCGGTTCGCTGACCGTCAGCCACGACATCGACAGCGCCTACGCCGGCGCCGACGTGGTCTACGCCAAGAGCTGGGGCGCGCTGCCGTTCTTCGGCAACTGGGGCCCGGAGAAACCGATCCGCGACCAGTACCAGCACTTCATCGTCGACGAGCGCAAGATGGCCCTGACCAACAACGGCGTGTTCTCGCACTGCCTGCCGCTGCGCCGCAACGTCAAGGCCACCGACGCGGTGATGGATTCTCCCAACTGCATCGCCATCGACGAGGCCGAGAACCGTCTGCATGTGCAGAAGGCGATCATGGCGGCGCTGGCCGGCCAGGGCCGCCGGGATTCGTGA
- the argH gene encoding argininosuccinate lyase, translating into MTNLLWQKPGVAVDTQIQAFLAGDDVLLDREFFLHDIAASGAHAEGLQRIGILSADELAGLQRELAVLAEDFRSGAFVLDSRFEDGHSAIEARLTERLGDAGRKIHTGRSRNDQILVATRLWLKDKLARLAQLSAEIAKVALDRAQAERDLPVPGYTHIQRAVVSSAGMWWAGWAEAFIDDALRARDTLRLVDCNPLGTAAGYGVNLPLDRAHTTAALGFARLQVSPIYAQLSRGKFEMAALEALGSATLDLRRLAWDLSLFTSGEFGFVALPAQYTTGSSIMPNKRNPDVIELMRATHASVAAARTEIEQLLSLPSGYHRDLQSSKGAIFHGFGRGLAALELLPALLANLEWREDRLRAAIDSGMYATDVAVEAAVAGVPFREAYQAAAASADSAGQGRTPEGSLAARVSPGAAADLQLQALRARWDTLG; encoded by the coding sequence ATGACCAATCTGCTTTGGCAAAAACCCGGCGTCGCCGTCGACACGCAGATCCAGGCGTTCCTGGCCGGCGACGACGTGCTGCTGGACCGCGAGTTCTTCCTGCACGACATCGCCGCCAGCGGCGCGCACGCAGAAGGCCTGCAGCGCATCGGCATTCTCTCGGCCGACGAACTGGCCGGGCTGCAGCGCGAGCTGGCGGTGCTGGCCGAGGATTTCCGCAGCGGCGCGTTCGTGCTGGATTCGCGCTTCGAGGACGGCCACTCGGCGATCGAGGCCCGGCTGACCGAGCGCCTGGGCGATGCCGGGCGCAAGATCCACACCGGACGCAGCCGCAACGACCAGATCCTGGTCGCCACCCGGCTGTGGCTGAAGGACAAGCTGGCGCGGCTGGCGCAACTGAGCGCGGAGATCGCCAAGGTGGCGCTGGACCGCGCGCAGGCCGAGCGCGACCTGCCGGTGCCCGGCTACACCCACATCCAGCGCGCCGTGGTGTCCTCGGCCGGCATGTGGTGGGCGGGCTGGGCCGAGGCCTTCATCGACGATGCGCTGCGTGCCCGCGACACCCTGCGCCTGGTCGACTGCAATCCGCTGGGCACCGCCGCCGGCTATGGCGTCAACCTGCCGCTGGACCGCGCCCACACCACCGCTGCGCTGGGCTTCGCGCGCCTGCAGGTCAGCCCGATCTATGCGCAGCTGTCGCGCGGCAAGTTCGAGATGGCCGCGCTGGAAGCGCTGGGCAGTGCGACCCTGGACCTGCGCCGCCTGGCCTGGGATCTGTCGTTGTTCACCAGCGGCGAGTTCGGCTTCGTGGCGCTGCCGGCGCAGTACACCACCGGCAGCTCGATCATGCCCAACAAGCGCAACCCGGACGTGATCGAACTGATGCGCGCCACCCACGCCAGCGTGGCCGCCGCGCGCACCGAGATCGAACAACTGCTGTCGCTGCCGTCGGGCTATCACCGCGACCTGCAGAGCAGCAAGGGCGCGATCTTCCACGGCTTCGGTCGCGGCCTGGCCGCGCTGGAGCTGCTGCCGGCGCTGCTGGCCAACCTGGAGTGGCGCGAGGACAGGCTGCGCGCGGCGATCGATTCGGGCATGTACGCCACCGACGTGGCGGTGGAAGCCGCGGTGGCCGGCGTGCCGTTCCGCGAGGCCTACCAGGCCGCCGCCGCATCCGCCGACAGCGCAGGGCAGGGGCGTACGCCGGAAGGCAGCCTGGCGGCGCGGGTGTCGCCCGGCGCCGCCGCCGATCTGCAGTTGCAGGCGCTGCGCGCGCGCTGGGACACGCTGGGATGA
- the cysS gene encoding cysteine--tRNA ligase, with product MSLRLHNNLTRRVDAFEPLDPVAGPTLYVCGPTVYNFAHIGNARGPVVFDVLAALLRRRYGKLRYARNITDVDDKINAAAQAQGVPISTITDRFAAIYRQDMAALGVTPPDIEPAATAHIPHIVAMIERLIAGGHAYAAEGHVLFAVASFADYGKLSRRDPEEMLAGARVEVAPYKRDPGDFVLWKPSSDDLPGWDSPWGRGRPGWHIECSAMAAAHLGETIDIHAGGVDLQFPHHENEIAQSECAHGGATFARVWLHNGMLTFSGAKMSKSLGNIETVHDLIARHRPEALRCALLSAHYRQPLDWSDALIQAQVARLDGLYGTLRDLQAIDAEAVIPAEIEQALDDDLNTPLALSVLSSLATQARQALRDAAPAGGPDPADAAQRADTLRQAKSRLLGAGLALGLLQQDPQVWFQGAGSDDDARIQALIDARSDAKKARDFARADAIRQELADAGIVLEDTPQGVRWKRG from the coding sequence ATGAGCCTGCGCCTGCACAACAACCTGACCCGCCGGGTCGATGCCTTCGAACCGCTCGATCCGGTGGCTGGACCGACGCTCTACGTCTGCGGCCCCACCGTCTACAACTTCGCGCATATCGGCAATGCCCGCGGCCCGGTGGTGTTCGACGTGCTGGCGGCGCTGCTGCGGCGCCGCTACGGCAAGCTGCGCTACGCCCGCAACATCACCGACGTGGACGACAAGATCAACGCCGCCGCGCAGGCGCAAGGCGTGCCGATCTCCACCATCACCGACCGCTTCGCCGCCATCTACCGGCAGGACATGGCCGCGCTGGGGGTGACCCCGCCGGACATCGAGCCGGCGGCGACCGCGCACATCCCGCACATCGTGGCGATGATCGAGCGGCTGATCGCCGGCGGCCATGCCTATGCCGCCGAGGGCCACGTGCTGTTCGCGGTGGCCAGCTTCGCCGACTACGGCAAGCTGTCGCGGCGCGACCCGGAGGAGATGCTGGCCGGCGCCCGTGTCGAGGTGGCCCCGTACAAGCGCGACCCGGGCGACTTCGTGCTGTGGAAGCCTTCCAGCGATGACCTGCCGGGCTGGGACTCGCCGTGGGGACGCGGCCGCCCCGGCTGGCACATCGAATGCTCGGCGATGGCCGCCGCGCACCTGGGCGAGACCATCGACATCCATGCCGGCGGCGTCGACCTGCAGTTTCCGCACCACGAGAACGAGATCGCGCAGAGCGAGTGCGCCCACGGTGGCGCCACCTTCGCCCGCGTCTGGCTGCACAACGGCATGCTGACCTTCAGCGGCGCCAAGATGAGCAAGTCGCTGGGCAACATCGAGACGGTGCACGACCTGATCGCCCGGCATCGGCCCGAAGCGCTGCGCTGCGCACTGCTGAGCGCGCACTACCGGCAGCCGCTGGACTGGTCGGACGCCCTGATCCAGGCCCAGGTCGCCCGGCTCGACGGCCTGTACGGGACGCTGCGCGACCTGCAGGCCATCGACGCCGAGGCTGTCATTCCGGCCGAGATCGAGCAGGCCCTCGACGACGACCTCAACACGCCGCTGGCGCTGTCGGTACTGTCGAGCCTGGCGACACAGGCGCGGCAGGCGCTGCGCGATGCGGCGCCGGCCGGCGGCCCCGATCCCGCCGATGCCGCGCAACGTGCGGACACGCTGCGCCAGGCCAAGAGCCGACTGCTCGGCGCCGGCCTGGCCCTGGGCCTGCTGCAGCAGGATCCGCAGGTCTGGTTCCAGGGTGCCGGCAGCGACGACGACGCCCGCATCCAGGCGCTGATCGACGCACGCAGCGACGCCAAGAAAGCCCGCGACTTCGCCCGCGCCGACGCCATCCGCCAGGAACTGGCCGACGCCGGCATTGTCCTGGAGGACACGCCCCAGGGCGTACGCTGGAAGCGTGGGTAA
- a CDS encoding BPL-N domain-containing protein yields the protein MALLAVGLLALPAAPASAAVGAAPKVAVYRGAAGCRGCSEMVVDALRATGLPLTIVYVGEREPLHVTPATLHDVDLYIQPGGGQDIPAAYAALGDDGADALRDFVSGGKGFLGLCMGAYLADRDGIGLVDVALQSEVGRPRSGIDDEGDHTIAIRWDGTWQRVYYQDGPFLTGSAADGFVPIAQYGNGDVAIARYRHGRGTVVLAGPHPEADERWMDEAGDVAPQDNLRRLLRLFPGLGARAEAPPPVR from the coding sequence TTGGCGCTGCTCGCCGTGGGGCTGCTGGCGCTGCCCGCGGCCCCGGCCAGCGCGGCGGTCGGTGCGGCGCCGAAGGTGGCGGTCTACCGCGGTGCGGCCGGCTGCCGCGGCTGCTCGGAAATGGTGGTGGATGCGCTGCGCGCGACCGGGCTGCCGCTGACGATCGTCTATGTCGGCGAGCGCGAGCCGCTGCACGTGACCCCCGCCACGCTGCACGACGTCGATCTGTACATCCAGCCCGGCGGCGGCCAGGACATCCCGGCCGCGTACGCCGCCCTCGGCGACGATGGCGCCGATGCCCTGCGCGACTTCGTCAGCGGCGGCAAGGGTTTCTTGGGCCTGTGCATGGGGGCGTACCTGGCCGACCGCGACGGCATCGGCCTGGTCGATGTGGCGCTGCAGTCGGAAGTCGGGCGTCCGCGCTCGGGCATCGACGACGAAGGCGACCACACCATCGCCATCCGCTGGGACGGAACCTGGCAGCGCGTCTACTATCAGGACGGCCCGTTCCTCACCGGCAGCGCGGCGGACGGCTTCGTGCCGATCGCCCAGTACGGCAACGGCGACGTGGCGATCGCGCGTTATCGCCATGGCCGCGGCACGGTGGTGCTGGCCGGGCCGCATCCGGAGGCGGACGAACGCTGGATGGACGAGGCCGGCGATGTCGCCCCGCAGGACAACCTGCGACGGCTGCTGCGGCTGTTTCCCGGCCTCGGCGCCCGCGCGGAGGCACCACCGCCGGTGCGCTGA
- a CDS encoding SufE family protein: MTDTDFPLEPTPAEAQAAIAEEFGFFGDWSERYQYLIDLGRKLPAFPEHWKTEEHRLHGCQSMVWIVPEGNAERLVFHAISDSAIVSGLIYLALRVYSGRSAADILATAPDFVAAIGLGKHLSPTRSNGLAALLAFIQDTARAQQA; encoded by the coding sequence ATGACCGACACCGACTTCCCGCTCGAACCCACGCCCGCCGAGGCCCAGGCCGCCATCGCCGAGGAATTCGGCTTCTTCGGCGACTGGTCCGAGCGCTACCAGTACCTGATCGACCTGGGACGCAAGCTGCCTGCCTTCCCCGAGCACTGGAAGACCGAGGAGCATCGCCTGCACGGCTGCCAGTCGATGGTGTGGATCGTGCCCGAGGGCAATGCCGAGCGCCTGGTGTTCCATGCGATCAGCGACTCGGCGATCGTCTCCGGGCTGATCTACCTGGCACTACGGGTCTACTCCGGACGCAGCGCCGCGGACATCCTCGCCACCGCGCCGGATTTCGTCGCCGCCATCGGCCTGGGCAAGCATCTGTCGCCGACCCGCAGCAACGGCCTGGCCGCGCTGCTGGCCTTCATCCAGGACACTGCGCGCGCCCAGCAGGCATGA